Genomic DNA from Jejubacter calystegiae:
GAACCGCTCAATATTACCGATGACAGCCTGTTCGTTAACGTGGGTGAGCGCACCAACGTCACCGGTTCGGCGCGCTTTAAGCGGCTGATAAAAGAAGAGCAGTATAACGAAGCGCTGGATGTGGCGCGTCAGCAGGTGGAAAACGGCGCCCAGATTATCGATATCAACATGGATGAGGGGATGCTCGACGCTGAAGCGGCGATGGTGCGTTTCCTCAACTTGATCGCCGGTGAGCCGGATATCGCCCGGGTTCCTATTATGATCGACTCCTCTAAATGGGAGGTCATCGAAAAGGGGCTTAAGTGCATCCAGGGCAAAGGCATCGTGAACTCTATCTCTATGAAAGAGGGAGAAGAGGCGTTTATCCAGCATGCGAAGCTGGTACGACGCTACGGTGCCGCAGTGGTGGTGATGGCGTTCGACGAAGAGGGCCAGGCCGACACCCGGGCGCGCAAGATTGAGATCTGCCGTCGCGCATACCAGATTCTGACCGAACAAATCGGCTTCCCGCCGGAAGATATTATCTTCGACCCCAATATTTTTGCGGTCGCGACCGGTATCGATGAACACAACAATTATGCGGTCGACTTTATCGGCGCCTGTGAGGATATCCGCCGTGAGCTGCCCCATGCGCTGATCTCCGGTGGCGTCTCTAACGTCTCTTTCTCGTTCCGCGGTAACGATCCGGTACGTGAAGCTATCCACGCCGTTTTCCTTTATTACGCTATCCGTAACGGCCTGCGCATGGGGATCGTCAACGCCGGTCAGTTGGCGATCTACGACGATCTTCCCGCCGAGCTGCGCGATGCGGTAGAGGATGTGATCCTCAATCGCCGTGACGACGGCACCGAACGGCTACTGGAGCTGGCGGAAAAGTACCGTGGCACTAAAAGCAATGAGGCAGATACCGCTCAGCAAGCCGAATGGCGTAGTTGGGAGGTGGAAAAACGCCTTGAGTACGCGCTGGTGAAGGGAATTACCGAGTTCATCATCCCGGATACCGAAGAGGCCAGACAGCGGGCGAGCAAGCCGATAGAGGTTATTGAAGGACCGCTGATGGACGGCATGAATGTGGTCGGCGATCTGTTCGGCGATGGCAAGATGTTTCTGCCCCAGGTGGTGAAGTCAGCGCGCGTTATGAAGCAGGCGGTGGCCTATCTGGAGCCCTATATCCAGGCCAGTAAGGAGAAGGGGAAAAGTAACGGCAAGATCGTGCTGGCGACGGTGAAAGGGGACGTACACGACATTGGTAAGAACATCGTGGGCGTGGTGCTCCAGTGCAATAACTATGAAATTATCGATCTCGGTGTCATGGTGCCCTGCGAAAAAATTCTGAAGACCGCCCGGGAAGAGAACGCCGATATCATCGGCCTTTCCGGCCTGATCACGCCGTCGCTGGACGAAATGGTGCACGTTGCCAAAGAGATGGAGCGCCAGGGCTTCACGCTGCCGCTGCTGATTGGCGGCGCCACCACCTCTAAAGCCCATACGGCGGTGAAGATCGAGCAGAACTACAGCGGCCCAACGGTGTATGTGCAGAACGCTTCGCGCACTGTGGGCGTGGTCTCCTCGCTGCTTTCGGAAAGCCAGCATGACGATTTCGTGGCCCGCACCCGCAAAGAGTACGAAACGGTACGCGCCCAGCATGCCCGCAAGAAGCCGCGTACGCCGCCGGTGACGCTGCACGCGGCCCGGGAAAACGATCTGGCTTTCGACTGGGAAAGCTACACCCCGCCGCTTGCCCATCGTCCGGGCGTGCAGGAAGTCAGCGCTGGCATTGAAACCCTGCGCAACTACATCGACTGGACGCCATTCTTCCTGACCTGGTCGCTGGCGGGCAAGTATCCGCGCATTCTGGAAGATGAGGTCGTCGGCGTTGAGGCACTGCGTCTGTTCAATGATGCCAACGCCATGCTGGATCGCCTGAGCGTTGAAGGAGCCCTGACTCCTCG
This window encodes:
- the metH gene encoding methionine synthase — translated: MSHQSEQLHRQLAERILVLDGGMGTMIQGYRLQEEDFRGERFADWPCDLKGNNDLLAITRADVITAIHNDYLEAGADILETNTFNSTSIAMADYQMESLSTEINLAAAKLARACADEWTARTPDRPRYVAGVLGPTNRTASISPDVNDPAFRNITFDQLVDAYRESTRALVEGGVDLILIETVFDTLNAKAAIFAVKTEFEALGVELPLMISGTITDASGRTLSGQTTEAFYNSLRHAGALSFGLNCALGPDELRQYVAELSRVAECYVSAHPNAGLPNAFGEYDLDAQIMAEQIREWAEAGFLNIVGGCCGTTPEHIAAMRQAVDGVAPRQLPQLPVACRLSGLEPLNITDDSLFVNVGERTNVTGSARFKRLIKEEQYNEALDVARQQVENGAQIIDINMDEGMLDAEAAMVRFLNLIAGEPDIARVPIMIDSSKWEVIEKGLKCIQGKGIVNSISMKEGEEAFIQHAKLVRRYGAAVVVMAFDEEGQADTRARKIEICRRAYQILTEQIGFPPEDIIFDPNIFAVATGIDEHNNYAVDFIGACEDIRRELPHALISGGVSNVSFSFRGNDPVREAIHAVFLYYAIRNGLRMGIVNAGQLAIYDDLPAELRDAVEDVILNRRDDGTERLLELAEKYRGTKSNEADTAQQAEWRSWEVEKRLEYALVKGITEFIIPDTEEARQRASKPIEVIEGPLMDGMNVVGDLFGDGKMFLPQVVKSARVMKQAVAYLEPYIQASKEKGKSNGKIVLATVKGDVHDIGKNIVGVVLQCNNYEIIDLGVMVPCEKILKTAREENADIIGLSGLITPSLDEMVHVAKEMERQGFTLPLLIGGATTSKAHTAVKIEQNYSGPTVYVQNASRTVGVVSSLLSESQHDDFVARTRKEYETVRAQHARKKPRTPPVTLHAARENDLAFDWESYTPPLAHRPGVQEVSAGIETLRNYIDWTPFFLTWSLAGKYPRILEDEVVGVEALRLFNDANAMLDRLSVEGALTPRGVVGLFPANRVGDDIEIYRDESRTHVLAVSHHLRQQTEKVGFANYCLADFVAPKLSGKEDYIGAFAVTGGLEEDALAEAFDAQHDDYNKIMVKAVADRLAEAFAEYLHERVRKVYWGYAANENLSNEELIRENYQGIRPAPGYPACPEHTEKAAIWQLLDVEKHTGMKLTESFAMWPGASVAGWYFSHPASKYFAVAQIQRDQVEDYAMRKGMSVQEVERWLAPNLGYEPE